The sequence below is a genomic window from Tachysurus vachellii isolate PV-2020 chromosome 2, HZAU_Pvac_v1, whole genome shotgun sequence.
ATCTGTTATAGGGCTCTACATAGAACTTTTAAAGCTTTCCTCACATGAACAAATTGAAGAACCATTCTAATAGagtattacattataatatagtgtatagtataatagGTACTATTGTAATagtaattattgttattagatAATATATCAAACAGATATTAAAGATAGAGTTAGACATAGAgttaatgtgtatttatgtacatacacatttatatccatattttcttaaataaaactgGTATTGGAGAATAGTTAGgacaaactaactaactaactatcaTATTTTTAACGCTATTACGCACACAACATTTTATGGGAAATCATTAACTAGCCTATATGTATTGCTTCGCCATTTTCAAAGTACATTGTACAAGTTAAGAAGGAGAAATTCAAAACCAATTcttagatgtaaaaaaaaaattatttatatgttttgagtatttctacacattttaattacatttggcTTTAGCTATTCAAACTTTGTACCTTCTGTGCATTTCAGTTATGTCGATACACAGCACCTGTGCCACACTTGGCTGTGTACACAGGAATGTGTGAGTCCCAGTCCACTGCCTCTCCAGGACTAATGACATTGCCCAACAGTGCTGTGTGCCCTTCCCCAATAAGTGTAGCCATTGACAGCACTCCAGCCTCTGAGAGAAGATTTGATGGAGGACCTGCCTCATCTAACTTTCCATCTATCACTGAAAGCACAGAGGCATCTGTATCAGAAGAGAGTCAGCCTCTTGCCTCCAAGTCCCGTGTAGCGCTGTCACTTAGCAGAATCCTACGGCGAGGATGCAATGCCCAATCCATGTTTGCCAGTCTCTCACCAAAATGTGCTGTGACAGCAGGGGGAGGAAGAGTACAACCACTGGGAGTGGAGCAGCTAACACAGCCCCAGCCAAAAAGGATTGCAAAGTTAGTACTTACAGAATTCACGTCTGTAGGCTTTTTTGAGCTATTTTGAGCTATTTTGGACTGTTAGttaatatttgaatttcatGCCATTGGTACAACAGTTTTTTCCAGATCAA
It includes:
- the LOC132838919 gene encoding regulator of G-protein signaling 9-like; protein product: MCESQSTASPGLMTLPNSAVCPSPISVAIDSTPASERRFDGGPASSNFPSITESTEASVSEESQPLASKSRVALSLSRILRRGCNAQSMFASLSPKCAVTAGGGRVQPLGVEQLTQPQPKRIANFFQIKVDIPPECRIYPIDSEDEEEESPGAAQGGVKEIICPWETVTKHDGAG